tgttgaTTCATCCCCTTGTTTGGcatgatactttctttttttgctaaaatttcttccttcaatAAAAGAGGTATCAGTTTCCAAATACTAGGATACATATTTGCAACTGAGCTTTGTATTGTGTTGTGAAAGCCTTCTACACTGCTGTTTGTTCTTGGCATATTGTCACATGTCCATTGATAGACCTTCCAAAGTTGTCTAGGAAGTTGTGTGGGTTCAAAGCTTTGTGTCACTGTATAGACACTTAGAAAGACtaagatttatataatataaaaataggagTACTGTGTCAACGGAGAACTGAAACTAAACTGTCAACCAGTTGATGAAACTAACAAACTGTCAAACCAACCAAACTGTCAActagttatttatcttttatggTTAATTGTCTTATGGTCAGTTAATTTTGCAGTGTACTACTTGTGACGAAGGTGTCTATGGAACAGATGCTTACTCTGAAAATACCAGACAGGGTACAACACACTCAATTCCATGGTCACATAAATCACACTTGCATGATAACATCTCTTTTTGCTTAGAACATCTCCATACAACAAACATACAGCTATCTTTACATGAAAGATGTCTCCAGTCCAGACCTCTCTCCTGAGCTTCGGACCTCTACAACCAGCTGTCTCCAGACTCTTTCACCTGTATGTTCCACAAGCACTTCAAATGTGGTATAGCCAATTAATTATTCCTTCCAAACCTGGCCCTCATCCTTTGTACTCTGTTTACCCAACACATACTTATTATGCATCTACTCTATTTTAGGCATTCATTAATGGCATCATCATCCAATCAGTCTCTAAGCCAAAAACATAGATGTCATTTCAAGCATGTCCTTCTTTCATATCCTATACATCCAAAGATTCAAAGGTCAGTTTTACTTTCTTAACGTTCTTGAATGTTCTATTTCTCTTCACCTCTACCCATCTACTTCTTatctgcattatttaaaaaaaatttttttttctttcttatctgcaTTATTATTACCAGTGCCCAATGTAGTCTTCCTATGTCCGGTCTTGTCTTTCTCCAGTCTATGCTACTGCCAAAGTAGTctttcaaaaacacaaatttgttcatgttattatcccatttaaaattttttagtagCTCTCAGCTGCCCTTAGGATATAATCTCAActcttataaaatttttaaatttttattttattttaatttttttaaaaaagattttatttgtcagagcaagagagagcacaagcagggggagcagcaggcagagggagaagcaggctccccattgagcaatgAATTctatacaggacttgatcccagcaccctgggatcatgacctgagccaagggtagatgcttaatggactgagccacctaggcatccctataatCCCAACTCTTTAACTTTGCACAGAAATAGCTGTACAATTCTGCCCTTCCAAAGCTGAGCTCTTTCCAGCATTTCTTGTAGTTTCCTACTGATGCCTTGCCCTGTCATGTCCCACCTTATCCCACTTTTTACCTGGCCACCTTTGGTAAATCATCCCTTCTAAGGCTTCTTCCCTGAGCTCCCAAGATTGGATGCCCCTTTTTTTCTGGCCATGCAGTACTCTAGGCTCACCTCAATTATACCAATTATTAGAATGAATTATAATTATCCTTTTACTTATTGGTCTCTCTCATTAGTGTACAAATTATTTGagggattttatttttgacatgCCACCAGCCACTGGCTCCACATCTAGCTAAATGACTGGCACAAaattggtgctcaataaatgctgaataaataaaagaaaaacttacacTTGATCTTTCTCTACACGGCACACCTACTGATTCACTAAAGACTTAAGATCCCCAATATTAGGAGGGAACCCTAGATGCTTTTTTTTCAGGATTGAATAACACTTAAATTACTACACAAAACTGCCTGtttaaacaggaaaatgaaaaagttccaTGTGAAAAAATGCAGTGGCTTTGAAGAATGGGGAGTAGGCAGGAGGTTCTGAGAAGGAGAATAAGAGACTGAATGACCCCACATTTGCAAGAAGAGTAAGAGTGACAGTAGAtgttaaaataagcaaacaaaaccatTTCAATGCTTGAATtgagactgagaaagaaatgagatcaTTGTGATTCTCTTGGCCAGGGATAGAGGGGGAAGGGTCCTGGGTGAGAATGAGAAGAGGAAAGTAAATTgcatggaggagaaagagagacataggaTTGCCTGGTTGTCTTTATATCTTAGGCCCATCTAGTTTCAATATAGCTCTCTTCCTATTATAAAGGGAAAGGAAgtatgaaagacaaaaataaatgcagtgaTGTCTGTTGAATTCAGTCTAGAAGCCACAGAATCTACAGAGCAGGTCAGGGTGGCCTTCTCTCTGAAGGTATTCTCTACAGACATGAAGTTCGGCAACACAGGTACATGCTCACACACTGGAGGGCATGTGTTTACATAGAACGTCTGCACGTACTTTATATGCAGGCATAGATAAGCATAGCATGCCACTAATGGGGCTGTCAAGACTACTGATTTTGGGCAGATACTTGGAATGAATAGGGCTTGAAGGTCTGACTCTTCTTTGGTGAAGAGACTCACAGCTTTTGCGTACTCAGGTGATAATGGGTCTGGCACGCAGGGTGACAGCCTTTTAATGGCATTCCACCAAAAGGACTAAGCTGGAACTTTTTTGCCATGTTAGAGCCACAAGCTTCCTGGACCATCCAGGGTTCTGGGCCATCTCTGCCTGAGGTTGGTTTGGTACAGGCTCTCAGAGCCTTAGATGTGGGGCTGGCCTATggcccttcttcttttttttttttttttaaacaactttagcTTAGCTGCCTGTCCCTACCTGGGCTTTATATGAACATCCTCACTTTTTTTCTGCACCCATGCCATCCCCCTTGGCCCACTTGGCTGCTCCCCTCCTAGATTTCAGGCAGTTAGCATTGCCATTTCCACAAGGAGCAGCTATCCATTGATCGGGGCAGGTTCTCTGATCAGTTGGATTGGAGGATGACCAGGGGCCTGTTACTGGCCTCTGAAGGGCTTTCTGGGCTCACCTGTCTGGATGGCATTCAGGGCTGCATTCTTGTCCCATTGGAAAAGATGATTCACCTGAGCACAAAACTTGTCTCTGTGCATTGCCTTAGCCACTTCTACCAGCTCTACCTGCTTAGCAGGGACCACTGGGTGGACTGTATAATCTGGGAAGGGAGAAGCTGAGTAACCAAGAGGAAGTGAGAGACCCTAAAACTAAGAGAAGGGGCCAGGTTAAAGAGTAACCCAATCCCCTCCTCCTGGGGGCAGGTATAAGACACtgatgagaatggggaaaagtgcAGGTGCAATTACGGCTaactcctttcttccccttcttcttgcCCAGCTGGTATCCAGGCTGAGCGGTGTGTGCGGTGCTGTCAGTGGCATCCACCTGCTCCatgtcctctccttcctcttccttttcctttgcagATGTATCCAGGTGGACTGGATCTGAAGGGCTTGAAAGGGAGTGCTTTTGAAGGATCTCAGAGATTTGGATGGCCCTCCTTGTCCACGAGGCCTCACTGGAAGAATACTCAGAGAGGTCTTCCTTCAGAGTATCAGGGGAAGACAAAGGGACATGGTCTTGTGATGAGGTATGCAAAGAAAGGTGTTTCTTTGGGACCTTAAAGATGTGTGTGTCCAACAGGGCCTCGGGGATGGGGGTTTCCAAAGGGATCTCAGAGTATCCTACAGAGGTCTCAGGGATGAAAGGCTCCAAAAGGGGTTTAAAGGTGTGGGTCTCTAAAGGGGCTTGCGAAGTAGATGGTACCACATGAGATTCAGAGCTGTCAGGCTCTAAGGGGGTCTCAGAGATGGAAGTCTTCAAAGGGGTTTCAGAGGTATGGGTCTCTAAATGGGCCAGAGAAGTGGATGGTGCCATATGAGATTCAGAGTTGTCAGGCTCTAAGGGGGTCTCAGAGATGGAAGGTTCCAAAGGAGTTTCAGAGGTGTGGGTCTCTAAAGGGGCCTGGGAAGTGGATGGTGCCATATGAGATTCAGAGGTGTGGGTCTCTAAGGGAGTCTCAGGGATGGAAGTCTCCAAAGGGGTTTCAGAGGTAAGGGGCTCTAAAGCGGTCTCAGAGATGGAAAGCTCCAAAGGTGTTTCAGGGTTGGGGAGATCCTGTAAGTCCTCAGCAGAGGGGTCCTTTGAAGAGGGGTGCTCTTCTGCATCCATGGTGGTATGAGGCTCTTCTGTGACCTTGTCTGCTTCCATCTAGTGGTAGAACAGGGTATAGGCTTCATTAGGTTGGGAGTGGAGGGTCTGCAAGTTAGAGTTCACTGGGGGTTATGGAATTAGGATAAGGTTTTCAGTGCACCTGAGATGTAACGGGAAAGCAAGATGAACTTTGGGTCAAGGTATGGTGCCAGGAGGTTCATCTGTGTGCCTAGACCCCATGTGACGTGTGGCTATGTATTGTGGAGCTGGAGCTTAAAAATCAAAAGGCTGAAGCAGTCAGAATCCCATCAGTAGATGGTAGCAGAGGACCATGACCCAGGAGGGAGCTGAACATAGCAACTTGGCTAGTCTAAGAGCAGGGTCCTGGGCCTTAGGACCATGGAGGTCAGGCAGTAGAGTTCTAGAGACTAGGATGCCAAGCCAAAGTGAAGGTTTGCTCCTAAGAGTGTAGGATAATGCCACAATGCATTAGGCAGGGCCCTGACTGCAGTCTGGTTTTGTCTAGGAGCAACATACACCCTCCCTTGATGAGTCACTCATGTTCAAGCCTTCAGTTATTTCCAGCTGGTATGTGGATGATTCCTAAATCCGTATTTCCAGCTCAGACCTCTTTGAATCCCCGTAACTCACACTCATACCCAACTACTTGCTGGACATTGCTAACTTGATGTCCCAACAGGGCATCAAAGCTGAACTCTGGGAATTATTTTAGTCTTACCCTTTTTCTTCAAACCTCATCTTCAAATAGGCACCAAGGactatgttttctatttctaaatattccTGAAATcaattctctcctttcttttccctccaatTTTGTTCAAGTTCTCATCATTTTCTACCTGGATTATGTAGTGACTTCGCCCCTTTGCCTCCTTCAGCATATTAATCCACTCAGCCACTTTCATTGATTTATGtaacttacacttttttttttttttggtaacttacACTTTTATAAAGAACCCAATCTTATACTTTtacccaggcactgtgctaagcattggATTCAGCTGAAAGAATCTGGGGAGGAGACCAGATTAACCAAAATGATATAATACAGATGAGTTGGTGTTGTACTGGGGTAAGCTCAGGATGCTGTGGAGTGGGGTGTGACCAATTTGTCTTATAAGGATGTCCAAAAGAAGTCAGTCCTCCTTAATGACCCAATGGAGATCTTTCTAAAAATGCAAACCTACCAATGGCATTCCTTTGCTTAAAAACACTCTGTTGTCTTCACCTAAGGATTAAGTCTGAATTTCTTGGCCTTGACATTCAAGGCCTATCATCCTTTGCAACACTGCCTAAGGATTCCA
This portion of the Canis lupus dingo isolate Sandy chromosome 11, ASM325472v2, whole genome shotgun sequence genome encodes:
- the FAM221B gene encoding protein FAM221B isoform X1; the protein is MEADKVTEEPHTTMDAEEHPSSKDPSAEDLQDLPNPETPLELSISETALEPLTSETPLETSIPETPLETHTSESHMAPSTSQAPLETHTSETPLEPSISETPLEPDNSESHMAPSTSLAHLETHTSETPLKTSISETPLEPDSSESHVVPSTSQAPLETHTFKPLLEPFIPETSVGYSEIPLETPIPEALLDTHIFKVPKKHLSLHTSSQDHVPLSSPDTLKEDLSEYSSSEASWTRRAIQISEILQKHSLSSPSDPVHLDTSAKEKEEEGEDMEQVDATDSTAHTAQPGYQLGKKKGKKGVSHYTVHPVVPAKQVELVEVAKAMHRDKFCAQVNHLFQWDKNAALNAIQTGLYIGWRCPHYIWDCFRIGDESKCFCGHLLREHQIISDISVPCNVGQCRCLMFCFIPSRPEEVGEFWLKRRATFDPKAWRAQCRCKHSHEDHAATGSHPCRIKGCCCNCFESNFLCAACDRRWEEHETFFETEETRRRGGRPHGADYVPFAEMPTLQEAIVSNSDSEALQNQGPSGRPGSHPRPPGFPGPHSLWPGPMSGPHT
- the FAM221B gene encoding protein FAM221B isoform X2, with amino-acid sequence MEADKVTEEPHTTMDAEEHPSSKDPSAEDLQDLPNPETPLELSISETALEPLTSETPLETSIPETPLETHTSESHMAPSTSQAPLETHTSETPLEPSISETPLEPDNSESHMAPSTSLAHLETHTSETPLKTSISETPLEPDSSESHVVPSTSQAPLETHTFKPLLEPFIPETSVGYSEIPLETPIPEALLDTHIFKVPKKHLSLHTSSQDHVPLSSPDTLKEDLSEYSSSEASWTRRAIQISEILQKHSLSSPSDPVHLDTSAKEKEEEGEDMEQVDATDSTAHTAQPGYQLGKKKGKKGVSHYTVHPVVPAKQVELVEVAKAMHRDKFCAQVNHLFQWDKNAALNAIQTGLYIGWRCPHYIWDCFRIGDESKCFCGHLLREHQIISEEVGEFWLKRRATFDPKAWRAQCRCKHSHEDHAATGSHPCRIKGCCCNCFESNFLCAACDRRWEEHETFFETEETRRRGGRPHGADYVPFAEMPTLQEAIVSNSDSEALQNQGPSGRPGSHPRPPGFPGPHSLWPGPMSGPHT
- the FAM221B gene encoding protein FAM221B isoform X3 encodes the protein MEADKVTEEPHTTMDAEEHPSSKDPSAEDLQDLPNPETPLELSISETALEPLTSETPLETSIPETPLETHTSESHMAPSTSQAPLETHTSETPLEPSISETPLEPDNSESHMAPSTSLAHLETHTSETPLKTSISETPLEPDSSESHVVPSTSQAPLETHTFKPLLEPFIPETSVGYSEIPLETPIPEALLDTHIFKVPKKHLSLHTSSQDHVPLSSPDTLKEDLSEYSSSEASWTRRAIQISEILQKHSLSSPSDPVHLDTSAKEKEEEGEDMEQVDATDSTAHTAQPGYQLGKKKGKKGVSHYTVHPVVPAKQVELVEVAKAMHRDKFCAQVNHLFQWDKNAALNAIQTGLYIGWRCPHYIWDCFRIGDESKCFCGHLLREHQIISDISVPCNVGQCRCLMFCFIPSRPEEVGEFWLKRRATFDPKAWRAQCRCKHSHEDHAATGSHPCRIKGCCCNCFESNFLCAACDRRWEEHETFFETEETRRRGGRPHGTDTVNTWRRPL